ctgctggcttggtgacaatgaGAAAAAGACACGCgcaagtaaatataattataagtCTTTTAGTTGCAATATAAAACTGACAATGTAGAACTGACGACATTACTATATATGTTAATGAGTCAAAGACATGGCTAAATTCCACTTTTCTTAGTTTGaatttgagcattttttttattattgcaaaataaaccaaaattaacaaaattattccGCTTTTGTGTATATGTCTTTAATACTTCTtgcgtttgtttatttatgatgtcaatttgtgttttttaatcaatatatgCTACGTGTctctgcatttatatttaactgtaCCATAATATGTCTAAATGTCTATTGTCCActtaattgtgtgtgtgaattgaCTGACAGTGACTATGTGAAAGTATTGCTAATTATGTTACTTCTTTGTAAGGCATCCTTAAGttaaacatattaaattcagtttttactaTAAGTCACTGTACATGCATAAAACATCTATAATTTCCTGTATTTTCTGACATTTGCCATCAATCCTCAATTTAGAGATTcaaattctttttaataaatcaccttggaagcaaaaaaaaacctaattccatgattgtaatttttttttaatctaaattagAAAAGGAGATCATATATTTATGGAAAAGTGATGCCCTGATTTCCAGGGATTCCCACTTGGCACCACCTGCTCTTTTAAAGCAACACCCCATACAAGCCTAAAGGGTGAGTTGCTTAGAAGAGAGCATGATGTGGATCACTCTGATTATTTCACTATACTTGCTCCTTGACTGTTTATCTACAGCTTTAATCCTCAAATCAGGCACATGTCAGCTCCAGAGACACTTCAGGCTGAATGGGATCTACCAGGATGGGGATGTTATACTCGGAGGCCTGTTTGAAGCTCACTTTTTCACAGTGTTCCCAGAGCTAAACTTCAGAACAGAACCAGAAGAACCATACTGTGAAATGTGAGTCAGACTGGCTGCATGACTAAACAGAGaaagattaaataattattataattattgtctAATAAGTATGaatattgtgatttattgtCTTCTTTTACCTTTTGCTCAAATGCTGTGATGATAGCAGCAATGCTGTCTTGGCacaatatttgtattgaaaacACTGTATGTATACAATGTGCATATGATTCACGTGAACTCTATACTCTAtatgtttttgctatttattaaatgttgtatTAATTAGTCAagtatttattgttaatttatttttaatatcacagTTATATCTATTTACTTACTTACCTACTTACGtacttgttcatttatttctttagattTAATATGGAAAGCTTCCAGCATGCACAGACCATGGCTTTTGCAATAAATGAGATCAATAAGAATCCCAATCTTCTGCCCAATATCACTCTTGGTTACCATCTTTATGACAACTGTGTGATGCTAGGAATAGCGTTCCGAGCTGCCATATCCCTTGTTAGTGGAACAGAAATGTCATCCTCTAACTTTAACTGCACTGGCCCTCCTCCAGTGATTGGGATTGTGGGAGATCCAAGTTCAACTCCTTCCATCGCAATTTCCAGTATTCTGGGGCTGTTTCGAGTACCTATAGTAAGTTAtaatacaaaaagcaaaaatacactaaatgcacatatacacacacacacacacacacacacacacacacacatatacatacacatatatatatatatatatatatatatatatatatatatatatatatatatatatatatatatatatatatatatatatatatatatatatatatatatatatatatatatatatatatatatatatatatatctctgtaggttttttttttatttttaatttattgacatGCAATTTCACTGTCTTATGCCCTCTCCCAATTAGGTTAGTCACTACGCCACCTGCTCCTGTTTGAGTGACAGAAAAAAGTACCCCTCTTTCTTCAGAACAATCCCCAGTGATGCCTTCCAGGTTCGGGCTATGGTTCAGATCTTAAGGTATTTTGGATGGACTTGGGTTGGTCTCCTCTACAGTGATGATGACTATGGCATTGATGCTGCTCAGTTATTTCATCAGGAAATGCAGCTATCTGGACATTGTGTTGCTTTTTCTGAAATTCTGCCCTATGATAACAACCCCAGAGGCATGCAGCATATAACTAGAGTGGTTCAGGCCTCTACAGCTAGAGTGGTGGTTGTTATTTCTCCTTCATCCCTAGTAATACCTTTGATGGAAGAAGTGATATTGCAGAACATGACAGGCAGACAGTGGATTGCAAGTGAATCTTGGGCTACATCACCTGTGTTTCACACCTCACGCTTCCTGCCTTTCCTTGGGGGCACACTGGGCATTGCTATTAGGCGTGGAGAGATTAAGGGGCTTTATGACTTTCTGTTACATCTGCGACCCACCAGTGATCCAAGAAATAATATGTTGAGGATCTTCTGGGAGAACATGTTTGGCTGCAGTTTTGAGACTGGGAATAAAGAGACAGATGGAGAGCAAGTGAAAACAGTGTGTACAGGACAGGAAGATCtgagcaaaacaaacacaccataCACTGATGTTTCAGAGTTGAGAGCAGCTTATAATGTCCATAAGGCAGTTTATGCCCTGGCACATGCACTTCATGACCTGACGCAGTGTGAGGAGGGAAAAGGACCATTCAGTGGGAACAAATGTGCCGACATAACCAATCTAAAACCATGGCAGGTAAAACCCACAAGTGCAGATTCCCTCCACACATTTAAAGGTGTAAAATATGTCCTCTATTTAAATTTATGATAAACACATAACACATGCTCTTTCTACAAACTGCACAGCTGGTTTACTATCTACAGAAAGTGAACTTCACCACAGACTTTGGGGATCATGTGTCTTTTGATAAAAATGGAGATGCTCTGCCCATCTATGATGTGCTGAATTGGCAGTCGAGCTCTGAAGGAGCTATAAGGATCTACACGGTCGGTGTAGTAAATGAAGAATTGGAAACAGGGATGGTGCTCACACTGGATGAGGATGCAATATACTGGAACTTTGAaaccaaaaaagtaaaattgccTATTGATGTAtctgaagagttcagatgcaaaagtcTCTAAAAGCCATCTTGGTCAAAAATGAGAGTGAATGTTCTCCACACATTGTATATGTTCATCAAGTACTTTAACTTCAAATGCGTTAAATGCCAGCCTCAAGCCACTGAGAACTACCAGTATTTACATAGAAACATATACAAAGTAGCTagaaagaaatgttaattctaaagaaaaacatcagacGTTCTTAGAGGCTTTTGTATCTGAActcaattctctctctctctttgtttttgccTAAAGTCTAAATAAGAGTctaaaatgagaataaatgaataaaaaattacaaacttGGCTCATTGAAAATATGTGCCTCTACATAaatttctgcaaaactgaaaaaaacaaacaaacaaatgtgtatCTATATTGTACATACAGTTACAATTGCTGCAGTTTCCAGTTGAATTGGATTGCTAATTTTGACACAATTACTAGAATTTGAAACAATTTGAAAACTGATACTTTTTAACATTGACATCACATGTACAGCTTAATATATTTTCCAGCAagaattaataacatatttctaTC
This region of Puntigrus tetrazona isolate hp1 chromosome 18, ASM1883169v1, whole genome shotgun sequence genomic DNA includes:
- the LOC122362590 gene encoding extracellular calcium-sensing receptor-like; translated protein: MWITLIISLYLLLDCLSTALILKSGTCQLQRHFRLNGIYQDGDVILGGLFEAHFFTVFPELNFRTEPEEPYCEIFNMESFQHAQTMAFAINEINKNPNLLPNITLGYHLYDNCVMLGIAFRAAISLVSGTEMSSSNFNCTGPPPVIGIVGDPSSTPSIAISSILGLFRVPIVSHYATCSCLSDRKKYPSFFRTIPSDAFQVRAMVQILRYFGWTWVGLLYSDDDYGIDAAQLFHQEMQLSGHCVAFSEILPYDNNPRGMQHITRVVQASTARVVVVISPSSLVIPLMEEVILQNMTGRQWIASESWATSPVFHTSRFLPFLGGTLGIAIRRGEIKGLYDFLLHLRPTSDPRNNMLRIFWENMFGCSFETGNKETDGEQVKTVCTGQEDLSKTNTPYTDVSELRAAYNVHKAVYALAHALHDLTQCEEGKGPFSGNKCADITNLKPWQLVYYLQKVNFTTDFGDHVSFDKNGDALPIYDVLNWQSSSEGAIRIYTVGVVNEELETGMVLTLDEDAIYWNFETKKPPRSVCSESCPPGTRRATRKGLPLCCFDCLPCGDGEISNTTDAIECMVCPVEFWSSPNKDQCVPKEVEFLSYEDPLGISLTTASLLGTCSCVLVMIIFVHHRNTPIVRANNSELSFLLLLSLKLCFLCVLLFIGQPQLWTCQLRHAAFGISFVLCISSILVKTMVVIAVFKSSRPEGKSAIKWFGAAQQRCTVLVLTAIQVVICAVWLSTASPTPHKNNLYIRSIIVYECAIGSVAGFSMLLGYIGLLATVSFLLAFLARNLPDNFNEAKFITFSMIIFCAVWIAFVPAYVSSPGKYAVAVEIFAILASSFGLLVAIFAPKCYIILLHPERNTKKAIMGRQTQNK